ATTTACGTGTCCGCCGGGAAGAAATGTATTTTTCGCGCCTTTTTGATGTGCCAACAAAACTGCTTTATTATCCAGTATAAGAGCTCTGGCAATAAGATGGAATTTTTCCATAATTCATAGTATAGCTGATGAAATCAACTCATTTCAAAATGATACACTGCCCAAAACTGGGTTAACTTGGCTTTACGCTTTATGTTATGGCTTTGTGCTACGTAAAGTATCCCCACGCCAGCCAGATAAGCTCTAGAATGAAAACGGTGGTGGAAATCCTGAACGTATGCCGGGCGCACCACATGGGGAAAAACAGGTCGGTCACGGAGCCGCGTTCCGCGCCGTATTTTTCCGCCAGGTTGGTAAAGGGGCAGCGGCCGCGGTTCAGCAGTAATACCAGGCCTTCCACCACTATGGCGAGTATGGCTGTGAGCAGTGTCCAGTCGTACCGCTGCGCCAGGGCGCAATAGAAAATATAGCACAGGCAGGCCACCATGAAGAGATAGATTACGGAATGGATGAACTTTATATAAAATACCTTTTTATTGTTCATCTGCTTTTAGTTGTACTTGTTCATGGCGGCGGTGATGCCTTCGGACAGCAGGTCGGCTACCGCCTGGGACACCTGCGGGATGGTCTTTTCCATGATTTCCCGCTCCGCGCCGGTGAAGTCGCTCAAAACGTAAGCGATAACCCCGTCCTCTTTGGCGGCTTCGGACTTGCTGTCGCTTTCCGGCCGGCCGATGCCCACCCGCACCCGGTAGAAATCACGCGTGCCGGTGTGGGATATAATGGAGTCGATGCCCTTGTGCCCCCCGGAGCTCCCCCCCAGGCGGAGGCGTATCTTGCCGGCGGGGAGGTCGAGGTCATCGTGGATGACGACGAGGTCTTCCGGTTTGATGTTGAGCTTTTTCAGCAGCGCGTTTACCGCTTCCCCGCTGGCGTTCATGTAGGTCTGCGGCTTGGCCAGCACTGCCCGGCTGCCCCCGATGTTGCCGATGCCGGTGCGGGCGTGTCCCTGCTTTCTATCGAAGGTGATGCGCTGCCGCTTGGCCAGGTGGTTGACGCACATAAAGCCGATGTTATGCCGGTTGCGCGCGTATAAATATCCGGGATTACCCAGTCCGACTATTAGTTTCATAAGATAATAATTCCTTTATTGTATCCGTCATTTCCCCGATTTTTCAAGGGTTAAATCCGGTAACCTCACCCCGCCCCCCATTTTACGATAATTCTGAAAAGACTTGCCACTAAAGCTTATCCTGTTGCAGCAGTTCTAAAAATTCCTTTTCATCGATGGTCTTAATTCCCAGCTCTTTTGCCCTATCCAGCTTGGAGCCGGGGTCCGCGCCGTAGACCACGTAATCCGTCTTGCGGGTGACGTTATCTTTAGCTGCCCCGCCCCGCTCCTTTATCCTGGCTTCCGCCTGCGGCCGGGAAAACGCTTCCAGCCGCCCCGTCACCACGAACTCCTTACCCGCCAGGGGCAGGTTTGTTTTTTCGTCAGCGACTTCCTCGGTTATGGCCGCTTTTACCCCCGCGTCTTTCAGGTGCTGGATGATTATTTGATTGTCTTCCTGGCGGAAAAAGGCCAGGATGCTGTCCGCTATCTTGGGTCCTACGGCGCTGATTTCCATCAGCCTTTCGCGGGAAGCTTCTTTTAAAGCGTCCAGGCTGCGGAACTCGGTGGCCAGTATCTCCGCCATTTCCTCCCCCACGTGCCGGATGCCCAGCGCGTAAATGAGACGTGCCAGGGGACGGGTTTTACTTTTTTCAATAGCGCTGATGATGTTGGCGGCGCTTTTTTCTGCCAGCTTCTCCAGGGTCAGGACATCGTCCCAGGTCAGCGCCATGTCTGTCCTGGTCACGTATTCTTTGAGTACTGCGGGCAAGACCTCATCCACCCGGTCTTTTACGGACATGATGTAGGACGAATCTACCTGGTATCTGCCCGCCAATGCCGGCAGTTCTTTTTCTTCCGCCAGCGTTCGGGTGGTCAGGAACTTGATTAGTGACGCCTGTTTGGCGGGGA
The genomic region above belongs to Dehalococcoidales bacterium and contains:
- the pth gene encoding aminoacyl-tRNA hydrolase, which gives rise to MKLIVGLGNPGYLYARNRHNIGFMCVNHLAKRQRITFDRKQGHARTGIGNIGGSRAVLAKPQTYMNASGEAVNALLKKLNIKPEDLVVIHDDLDLPAGKIRLRLGGSSGGHKGIDSIISHTGTRDFYRVRVGIGRPESDSKSEAAKEDGVIAYVLSDFTGAEREIMEKTIPQVSQAVADLLSEGITAAMNKYN